A single genomic interval of Adhaeribacter pallidiroseus harbors:
- a CDS encoding PQQ-dependent sugar dehydrogenase → MIQTAVLATACVFFIGASAYHQKTESVPKNKPTEPVTLKLPPGFNATIVADDLGAARHLVVGKQGDVYVKLSRLKDGKGLYHLHDTDQDGFLDQQTGIGSYPGTGIALHNNYLYSASNTGVYRYQLNAKQEVIQPEQPETIVRGLVAKARDVSKSITLDKQGNLYVTVGSYNDACREEGTGQGMMPCPLLDSVAGIWQFKTSKTNQSYSDGLRYATGLKNVVGLDWNTQTNSLFAMQHGRGQFHDKYPQYYTAEQSTILPAETMFEVPKGGDGGWPYVYYDHLQQKKMLAPEYGGDGKKTGGEKALDPVVAFPAHLAPNALLFYTGNQFPARYKNGAFVTLHGKSAELQKGYLVAFVPFKNGKPAGKWEIFADNFAGVDLVQPTGPIQHRPSGLAQGPDGALYVSDDLKGTIYRITYGSKASARK, encoded by the coding sequence ATGATACAAACTGCTGTTCTAGCTACTGCCTGCGTCTTTTTTATAGGGGCATCGGCTTACCACCAGAAGACTGAATCTGTACCTAAAAACAAACCCACCGAACCAGTTACCCTAAAGCTGCCCCCCGGTTTTAACGCTACTATTGTGGCCGATGATTTAGGGGCTGCCCGGCATTTGGTGGTCGGTAAGCAAGGCGATGTGTACGTGAAACTATCCCGGCTAAAAGACGGAAAAGGCCTGTACCATTTACACGACACCGATCAAGATGGCTTCCTGGATCAGCAAACCGGGATTGGCAGTTATCCTGGAACCGGTATTGCTTTGCACAACAATTACTTATATTCGGCTTCTAACACAGGGGTTTACCGGTACCAATTAAACGCGAAACAAGAAGTAATACAGCCGGAGCAGCCCGAAACCATTGTACGGGGTTTAGTAGCCAAAGCCCGCGATGTTTCTAAATCCATTACCCTGGATAAGCAAGGCAACCTGTACGTAACCGTGGGTTCTTATAACGATGCCTGCCGCGAAGAAGGAACCGGCCAAGGCATGATGCCTTGTCCGTTGTTAGATTCGGTAGCGGGCATCTGGCAGTTTAAAACCAGTAAAACGAACCAGAGCTACAGCGATGGCCTGCGTTACGCGACCGGGTTAAAAAACGTAGTGGGCCTGGACTGGAATACCCAAACCAATTCGTTGTTCGCGATGCAGCACGGCCGGGGGCAGTTTCATGACAAGTATCCGCAATATTATACCGCCGAACAGAGTACTATTTTACCCGCCGAAACCATGTTTGAAGTACCCAAAGGCGGGGATGGCGGTTGGCCTTACGTGTATTACGATCATCTGCAACAAAAGAAAATGCTGGCCCCCGAATACGGCGGCGATGGCAAGAAAACCGGTGGCGAAAAGGCTTTAGATCCGGTAGTCGCTTTTCCGGCGCACCTGGCGCCCAACGCGCTATTGTTTTACACGGGCAACCAGTTTCCGGCCCGGTATAAAAACGGCGCTTTTGTGACGCTACACGGTAAATCAGCGGAGTTGCAGAAAGGCTATCTGGTGGCTTTTGTACCGTTTAAGAACGGCAAACCAGCGGGTAAGTGGGAAATTTTTGCTGATAATTTTGCCGGCGTAGACCTGGTGCAGCCTACTGGTCCCATTCAGCACCGGCCCAGTGGGTTGGCTCAAGGGCCGGATGGCGCTTTGTACGTGTCCGATGATTTAAAAGGGACCATTTACCGCATAACTTACGGGAGCAAAGCCAGCGCCCGAAAATAG
- a CDS encoding SDR family NAD(P)-dependent oxidoreductase, with amino-acid sequence MINVTSGLAFVPYTKVPVYSATKAFFHSFTLSLQYLLQSKNIEVIEIIPPALNTDLGGKGLHDAAPPVSDFIQAIFNQLQAGKTELTFSFSEVLVKANPEELKSAFQRLNPS; translated from the coding sequence GTGATAAATGTAACCAGCGGTTTAGCGTTTGTGCCGTATACCAAGGTGCCGGTTTATTCGGCTACCAAGGCCTTTTTTCATTCGTTTACTTTATCGCTGCAATACTTACTTCAATCCAAAAACATCGAAGTAATCGAAATTATACCGCCGGCGCTTAACACCGATTTAGGCGGTAAAGGCCTGCACGATGCCGCACCGCCGGTAAGCGATTTTATTCAAGCTATTTTTAACCAATTACAAGCCGGCAAAACAGAACTAACTTTTAGTTTTAGCGAAGTCCTGGTCAAAGCCAATCCTGAAGAATTAAAAAGCGCTTTCCAACGCCTGAATCCTAGTTAA
- a CDS encoding MBL fold metallo-hydrolase, giving the protein MKYWYILVGIIFLIIMSAFIFLKQAQFGKLPSGARLERVKKSPNYRNGAFQNESVTPDLTDGATYFSVSKEFFFGKNARVSPTDSIPSTKTNLLTLDSQQDVLVWFGHSSYFMQIDGTRFLVDPVLSGAASPVSFTTKAFKGTDRYTPDDLPEIDYLLISHDHYDHLDYKTIVKLQPKVKQVICGLGTGEHLEYWGYDVSKIMEKDWNEEIDLGNGFTVHTVPARHFSGRSLKRNQALWTSFVLRTPTQKLFIGGDSGYDKHFAKIGEKFGPFDLVILENGQYNKSWKYIHMLPGQILQAAQDLKAKRIFPVHSGKFALGLHAWDEPLKLLMEDNKTENLKIITPIIGEQVNLKDTTQQFSQWWLGVN; this is encoded by the coding sequence ATGAAATATTGGTATATTCTGGTGGGTATTATCTTTTTAATAATAATGAGTGCTTTTATTTTTTTAAAACAAGCCCAATTTGGCAAATTACCTTCCGGGGCCCGGCTGGAACGCGTTAAAAAATCGCCTAATTACCGGAACGGCGCCTTCCAGAACGAAAGCGTTACGCCCGACCTTACCGACGGGGCCACCTATTTTTCGGTAAGTAAAGAATTTTTCTTTGGCAAAAACGCAAGAGTGTCCCCCACCGATTCTATACCTTCTACTAAAACCAACTTATTAACGCTGGATAGCCAGCAGGATGTGCTGGTATGGTTCGGGCATTCTTCTTACTTTATGCAAATAGATGGCACACGCTTTTTAGTAGATCCGGTTTTAAGTGGTGCAGCGTCGCCGGTGTCTTTTACTACGAAAGCTTTTAAAGGCACCGACCGCTATACGCCCGACGACCTGCCGGAAATAGATTACTTGCTTATTTCTCATGACCACTACGACCACCTCGACTACAAAACCATTGTAAAATTGCAACCCAAAGTAAAGCAGGTTATTTGCGGCTTGGGCACCGGCGAACACCTGGAATACTGGGGCTACGATGTATCTAAAATCATGGAAAAAGATTGGAACGAAGAAATAGATCTGGGAAATGGCTTTACCGTGCATACTGTACCGGCCCGGCATTTTTCGGGACGCAGCCTTAAAAGAAATCAAGCGCTCTGGACCTCTTTTGTCCTGCGTACGCCCACCCAGAAATTATTTATTGGCGGCGACAGCGGCTACGACAAACACTTCGCCAAAATCGGAGAAAAATTTGGCCCTTTTGATCTGGTAATTCTGGAAAACGGGCAGTACAACAAAAGCTGGAAATACATACATATGCTACCGGGCCAGATTTTACAGGCCGCCCAAGACTTAAAAGCCAAACGCATTTTTCCGGTGCACTCGGGCAAATTTGCGTTGGGCCTGCACGCCTGGGACGAGCCTTTGAAACTTTTGATGGAAGATAATAAAACCGAAAATTTAAAAATTATTACGCCCATTATCGGCGAACAGGTAAACTTAAAAGATACTACGCAGCAATTTTCGCAGTGGTGGCTGGGCGTTAATTAG
- a CDS encoding TetR/AcrR family transcriptional regulator translates to MDKKEKLLTTALHLFVEYGFHNTPTSKIAREAGIANGTLFYFYPTKDDLVKALYLAVKGKMAQDIAVEIEHKETFHDIMRGYYSASLNWALKNKTESRFMEQFNSSPYLKQIAEEEIKKNNQPLRELLQKAIHEKIIKPLDVEIIFTLISGHVFSINQYLVRKQFAKPEQDKVIQDTFDLLWDMIT, encoded by the coding sequence ATGGATAAAAAAGAAAAATTATTAACAACTGCGCTTCACCTTTTTGTGGAGTATGGTTTTCATAACACGCCTACCAGTAAAATTGCCCGCGAAGCTGGTATTGCCAATGGCACTCTATTTTACTTTTACCCCACCAAAGACGACCTGGTAAAAGCTTTGTACCTGGCCGTAAAAGGTAAAATGGCCCAAGATATTGCCGTGGAAATCGAGCACAAAGAAACCTTTCACGACATTATGCGGGGATATTATAGCGCCTCGCTCAACTGGGCTCTAAAAAACAAAACCGAGTCCCGGTTTATGGAGCAGTTTAACTCGTCGCCGTATTTAAAGCAAATTGCCGAAGAAGAAATTAAAAAAAATAACCAACCCCTGCGGGAGCTTTTACAAAAAGCCATACACGAAAAAATTATCAAACCACTGGATGTGGAAATTATTTTTACGCTGATCAGCGGGCATGTTTTTAGCATCAACCAGTACCTCGTGCGCAAGCAATTTGCCAAACCCGAACAAGACAAAGTTATTCAGGATACTTTTGATTTGCTCTGGGACATGATTACCTAA
- a CDS encoding Fur family transcriptional regulator, protein MKRRNTPAKQAVLNILHGSGKALNQEDIEQAVKGRMDRVTVYRILNSFCEDGYVHKILSDDGKHYFALCTSCEEKKHYHNHFHFRCLKCQKVECLKEEVAVKVPAGYQLQNVNCLLTGYCQACA, encoded by the coding sequence ATGAAAAGAAGAAATACCCCGGCGAAACAAGCCGTATTGAACATTTTACATGGATCCGGAAAAGCTTTAAATCAGGAGGATATTGAGCAAGCAGTGAAAGGCCGCATGGACCGCGTAACGGTGTACCGCATTTTAAACAGCTTTTGCGAAGATGGTTACGTGCACAAAATTTTATCTGACGATGGCAAGCATTACTTTGCCCTCTGCACCAGCTGCGAAGAAAAAAAGCACTACCATAATCATTTTCATTTCCGGTGCTTAAAATGCCAGAAAGTAGAGTGCCTGAAAGAAGAAGTAGCCGTAAAAGTACCAGCCGGCTACCAACTCCAAAATGTAAATTGTTTATTAACCGGGTATTGCCAGGCTTGCGCGTAG
- a CDS encoding NAD(P)/FAD-dependent oxidoreductase — MTDFKNLDVIIIGGSYSGLAAAMSLGRALRHVLVIDSGKPCNQQTPHSHNFITQDGNTPAQIRITAQAQVARYHTVSFYKGLAIRGAKTESGYEIITERKDTFTAKKLLFATGLKDLMPDIPGFAECWGISVIHCPYCHGYEVRNQKTGLLGNGDAGFEYVRMIAHWTQDLTLFTNGPSTLTPAQAAKLAEHRIALVETEIQSLQHNQGKITEVILKNNSAVELNAMYARPKTVQHSTIPQDLGCELTEPGFLKVDMFQKTTVPGVYASGDNSVFARSVASAVASGTFTGAAINKELIEEEF; from the coding sequence ATGACAGACTTTAAAAACTTAGATGTAATTATAATTGGTGGCAGCTACTCCGGGTTAGCCGCCGCCATGAGTTTGGGCCGCGCTTTGCGCCACGTATTAGTTATAGATAGCGGTAAGCCCTGCAACCAGCAAACACCCCATTCGCACAACTTTATTACCCAAGACGGAAATACGCCCGCGCAAATCCGGATTACGGCCCAAGCACAAGTAGCTCGCTACCATACTGTTTCGTTTTACAAGGGCCTGGCTATAAGGGGTGCTAAAACGGAAAGTGGCTATGAAATTATTACTGAAAGAAAAGATACTTTTACCGCTAAAAAATTGTTGTTTGCCACGGGTTTAAAAGACCTTATGCCGGATATACCGGGCTTTGCCGAATGTTGGGGAATATCGGTGATTCACTGCCCTTATTGCCACGGCTACGAAGTAAGAAACCAAAAAACCGGACTTCTGGGTAACGGCGACGCTGGCTTTGAATACGTCCGGATGATTGCGCACTGGACGCAAGATTTAACACTTTTCACCAACGGGCCATCTACGCTAACCCCAGCGCAAGCCGCTAAACTAGCAGAACACCGCATCGCCCTAGTCGAAACGGAAATCCAAAGCTTGCAACACAACCAGGGTAAAATTACAGAGGTGATTTTAAAAAACAATTCTGCAGTAGAATTAAACGCTATGTACGCCCGGCCTAAAACGGTGCAGCACAGTACTATCCCCCAGGACTTAGGCTGCGAATTAACGGAGCCTGGTTTCTTAAAAGTTGATATGTTTCAAAAAACTACTGTACCCGGCGTGTATGCCAGCGGTGATAATTCAGTGTTTGCCCGCTCCGTGGCCAGTGCCGTTGCATCCGGAACTTTTACCGGGGCCGCCATTAATAAAGAACTAATCGAGGAAGAATTTTAA
- a CDS encoding GNAT family N-acetyltransferase, whose product MAATTFIRTDSSNPDFQKLVALLDQDLAIRDGAEHAFYAQYNKINLIKHAVVAYQQEVPVGCGAIKAYDDQTTEVKRMYVLPEYRGQGIAAIILAALEKWAHELGYASCILETGKKQPEAIRLYQKSGYNQIPNYGQYAGVENSICLIKNLNLDS is encoded by the coding sequence ATGGCCGCTACCACTTTCATTAGAACTGATTCCAGCAATCCGGATTTTCAGAAATTAGTTGCTTTACTGGACCAGGACTTAGCCATCCGCGATGGCGCCGAGCATGCTTTTTATGCCCAGTACAATAAGATAAATTTAATAAAACACGCTGTAGTTGCTTACCAACAAGAGGTGCCGGTTGGTTGCGGCGCCATAAAAGCCTACGACGATCAGACTACCGAAGTAAAAAGAATGTATGTGTTACCAGAATACCGCGGTCAGGGAATTGCCGCCATTATTCTGGCAGCGTTGGAAAAATGGGCTCATGAATTAGGCTACGCGAGCTGTATCCTGGAAACCGGCAAAAAACAACCCGAAGCCATCCGGCTGTATCAAAAATCGGGGTACAACCAGATACCTAATTATGGGCAATACGCCGGTGTAGAAAACAGCATTTGCCTGATTAAAAATTTAAACCTTGATTCGTAG
- a CDS encoding GxxExxY protein, translated as MKHEETTKKIIGCAMQVHRTLGNGFQEVIYQRALAIEMQLTGLSFEREKEMNIYYRNELIGTRRVDFFVENIILVELKALVRLEDVYLAQAINYCEAYQMELGLLINFGPRSLGFKRVHNKAFS; from the coding sequence ATGAAACACGAAGAAACTACCAAGAAGATTATTGGCTGTGCCATGCAGGTACATCGAACGCTGGGTAACGGGTTTCAGGAAGTTATTTACCAAAGAGCTTTAGCCATTGAAATGCAATTAACCGGACTTTCTTTTGAACGGGAGAAAGAAATGAATATCTATTACCGGAATGAATTAATTGGCACCAGAAGAGTAGACTTCTTTGTAGAAAACATTATTCTGGTAGAGTTAAAAGCCCTGGTAAGATTAGAAGATGTTTACCTAGCCCAAGCCATTAATTACTGCGAAGCATACCAGATGGAATTAGGTTTACTCATTAATTTTGGCCCAAGAAGTCTGGGGTTTAAAAGAGTGCACAACAAAGCCTTTTCTTAA
- a CDS encoding LytTR family transcriptional regulator DNA-binding domain-containing protein, with translation MPHQFIRTHQNHLVNPASVKSWLKENGGALLLYNGSCIPVARQHR, from the coding sequence ATGCCGCACCAATTTATTCGCACCCACCAAAACCATTTAGTGAACCCAGCTTCTGTTAAAAGCTGGCTGAAAGAAAATGGAGGTGCTCTTTTATTATACAACGGCAGTTGCATTCCCGTTGCCCGGCAGCACCGGTAA
- a CDS encoding DUF4097 family beta strand repeat-containing protein — MTYLINNGRLNDALQPTFTAENGVARIDVTFDREKMKTGRAEDCPDSQRNLNHYYQDGVAIFTCQQIDYEVFVPRDADVTVKSVHCSMELRGLTGPVRAKSVHGFVDMNWPDKKGAAVTLKTVHGDVFSNLAIQFSGKKDEQRLSGLVNGGGTAINLETIHNNVYLRQQK; from the coding sequence ATGACCTACCTGATTAACAACGGCCGCCTGAACGATGCCCTGCAGCCCACCTTTACGGCCGAAAACGGCGTGGCCCGCATTGATGTAACGTTTGATCGGGAAAAAATGAAAACCGGCCGGGCCGAAGATTGCCCCGATAGCCAGCGCAACCTAAATCATTACTACCAGGACGGCGTAGCAATATTTACCTGCCAGCAGATTGACTACGAAGTGTTTGTGCCCCGGGACGCGGATGTAACGGTAAAAAGTGTGCATTGCAGCATGGAGTTGCGGGGTTTAACCGGCCCGGTGCGCGCCAAGTCGGTGCATGGTTTTGTGGATATGAATTGGCCTGATAAAAAAGGGGCGGCAGTTACCTTAAAAACCGTGCACGGCGATGTATTTTCTAACCTGGCCATTCAGTTCTCCGGTAAAAAAGACGAGCAGCGGCTAAGCGGTTTGGTAAACGGCGGGGGCACCGCTATTAACCTGGAAACCATTCATAATAACGTGTATTTGCGCCAGCAAAAGTAG
- a CDS encoding DUF4097 domain-containing protein, whose protein sequence is MKKTGILAALGIIIITTGGVVAHRHEEQLPGNNRAATQLFEKIPVDETPDGKNQTYKIKLDNNKNNQVQIEVYRSSVAIVGHNADEVIIEAPDYEVPERAEGLRSLFSEAEDNTKLGLSVNKDNNILKIVQANRRGGHYTIKVPKNVAVVYHESSPFGGKFELTDTAGEIDLELHHAGATLTNITGPVNANTVHGHLDIKFAELNQAKSSSIKSVHGPIDITLPGNTKADLELEANHGEIYTDFDISRPSNSKNGLPQIAGGGTIKGKTNNGGVEMNVSAVHSNIYIRKQK, encoded by the coding sequence ATGAAAAAAACAGGAATACTCGCGGCGCTAGGTATTATAATTATTACGACCGGTGGGGTAGTAGCGCACCGGCACGAGGAACAATTGCCAGGGAACAATCGGGCAGCTACCCAGTTATTTGAAAAGATCCCGGTTGATGAAACCCCGGATGGAAAAAACCAAACCTACAAAATCAAATTAGATAACAACAAAAACAACCAGGTGCAAATTGAGGTGTACCGGAGTTCGGTGGCGATCGTGGGGCATAATGCCGACGAAGTAATTATTGAAGCTCCGGACTATGAGGTGCCGGAACGGGCCGAAGGCTTGCGGTCTTTATTCAGCGAGGCAGAAGATAATACCAAATTGGGCCTGTCGGTAAACAAAGACAACAACATTTTAAAAATTGTGCAGGCCAACCGGCGCGGGGGCCACTACACCATTAAAGTGCCGAAAAACGTTGCGGTGGTGTATCACGAAAGCAGCCCGTTCGGGGGCAAATTTGAACTTACGGATACGGCTGGCGAAATAGATCTGGAACTGCACCACGCTGGCGCCACGCTTACCAACATCACCGGCCCGGTAAACGCCAATACCGTACACGGGCATCTGGATATTAAATTTGCCGAGCTGAACCAGGCCAAAAGCAGTTCTATTAAATCGGTGCACGGCCCCATCGATATTACCTTGCCCGGCAACACCAAAGCCGACCTGGAATTAGAAGCTAACCACGGCGAAATTTACACCGACTTTGATATTAGCCGGCCCAGCAACAGCAAAAATGGTTTACCCCAAATTGCCGGGGGAGGCACCATTAAAGGAAAAACCAATAATGGCGGCGTAGAAATGAACGTTTCGGCGGTACACAGTAATATTTACATCCGGAAGCAAAAGTAA
- a CDS encoding SusC/RagA family TonB-linked outer membrane protein, translating into MRNPLLPLFPTLVVFRSGRCWPSFTALFPVLVFALLVYSSRLYAQTAITGTVSGTGGEALPGVTVILKGSTNGTTTDVGGNYTLSIPAGQENGTLTFSFIGYTSQDVAINNRTTVNVTLAEDTKALQEVVVIGYQTVRKQDLTGAVSVINPAAANRVSTNSVVESLQGLAPGVNVRSGGAPGQMSRIEIRGAASFANTDPLYVIDGMIADANTTINNNDIASIQVLKDASAAAIYGSRAANGVVIITTKQGKEGPAQISASAKYGIQQIPTRWDVMNATEFAATQRTQYQNSGLTPPVSVGTGFNPAIDTDWQDEVMQTGNIQDYNLSLSGGSQTATYLISGSYFTNKGVLKGHDFKRGSLRVNTRSTKGRVTFGENLVITNTNSKAPSEGNPFYDMPQMLPTIAVQGPQYVSPTNPEGYGFGTLDAVTYASNPVAIRNLAQRTDNFAKLVGNAYLDVKIVEGLNYKFNTGAEVSFDFTRNLRKVGIWRLNNTAYPSSVNEDRSRYLNLLFEHTLNFNKTFGVHNINGVVGISQQHITREVTSGGRSNLQIYNNQYQTTIGSATGLSSAGGGVPVDYRTYGYLGRINYTYNDKYLLTLTGRVDQDSRFGENYRTGFFPSVAAGWRISKEGFFNAAWVTDLKLNASYGELGIVPLNSWDYTAYINSGPRAVFGSDQTAYVGTTQARLANPDLKWEERIVRNIGIDASFFNNQLSVSLEAYNSLSKDNLLALTVGGYLGNLGGYPFVNAGSIRNKGIEFSATYRSSQNAFKWDVSGNFTTIRNTVESVGDQGGGINYIQVGNTRTQIGRSLGEWFLLKTDGLFQTQEEVNNHTTLVNGAAKQIQPNAKPGDVKYIDQNGDGAINADDRVFAGSPWPKLQTGAQFNGSYGPFSINIQLVGVFGNTIYNDVRTILDSYQLSNFRSDINPWRPDNTDTEDPRLGVNTEPGIIDNNLTISERWIENGSYVRLRNLELGYNIPETLLRRGGIQNARVFVSGQNLFTITKYSGLDPDVVGNTDPNNGQARILERGVDFGNWPASRLISTGLQFGF; encoded by the coding sequence ATGAGAAACCCATTACTCCCGCTTTTTCCTACGCTGGTTGTTTTTCGTTCCGGACGATGCTGGCCTAGTTTTACTGCTCTCTTCCCGGTACTGGTATTTGCCTTGCTGGTATACAGCAGCCGCCTGTACGCGCAAACCGCCATTACGGGTACCGTTTCGGGTACCGGAGGCGAAGCCTTACCCGGCGTAACCGTTATCTTAAAGGGTAGCACCAATGGTACTACTACCGATGTAGGCGGCAATTATACTCTTTCTATACCGGCTGGTCAGGAAAATGGCACGTTAACGTTTTCCTTTATTGGCTATACCAGTCAGGATGTAGCTATAAACAACCGCACCACGGTAAACGTTACTTTAGCCGAAGATACCAAAGCCCTGCAGGAAGTAGTGGTTATTGGCTATCAAACCGTGCGCAAGCAAGATTTAACCGGAGCGGTTTCGGTAATTAACCCGGCGGCGGCTAACCGGGTGAGTACAAATTCGGTAGTAGAATCGCTGCAAGGCTTAGCGCCCGGCGTAAACGTTCGAAGCGGCGGCGCTCCCGGCCAAATGTCGCGGATTGAAATTCGCGGGGCCGCCAGTTTTGCCAACACCGATCCTTTGTACGTGATTGATGGTATGATTGCCGATGCTAATACCACTATTAATAACAACGATATTGCTTCTATTCAGGTGTTAAAAGATGCCTCGGCGGCGGCTATTTACGGCTCGCGGGCGGCTAACGGGGTAGTTATTATTACTACTAAACAAGGCAAAGAAGGTCCGGCGCAAATCAGTGCCTCGGCGAAGTACGGCATCCAGCAAATTCCCACACGCTGGGATGTAATGAACGCCACTGAATTTGCGGCCACCCAACGTACCCAATACCAAAATTCCGGCTTAACCCCACCGGTTAGTGTGGGCACGGGATTTAACCCGGCTATCGACACCGATTGGCAGGATGAAGTCATGCAAACCGGTAATATTCAGGATTATAACTTATCATTGTCCGGCGGCTCCCAAACGGCTACGTACCTGATTTCGGGCAGTTATTTTACCAACAAAGGCGTATTAAAAGGACACGATTTTAAACGGGGCAGTTTGCGCGTAAACACCCGCAGCACCAAAGGCCGCGTTACGTTCGGCGAGAACCTGGTAATCACTAATACTAACAGCAAAGCGCCCAGCGAAGGCAATCCGTTCTACGACATGCCGCAAATGCTGCCTACCATTGCGGTGCAAGGCCCGCAGTACGTAAGCCCTACTAACCCGGAAGGCTACGGTTTTGGCACGCTCGACGCGGTAACCTACGCCAGCAACCCGGTAGCCATTCGGAATCTGGCCCAACGCACCGATAACTTCGCCAAGCTGGTAGGAAATGCTTACCTCGACGTAAAAATTGTGGAAGGTTTAAATTATAAGTTTAACACCGGCGCCGAAGTAAGCTTTGATTTCACCAGAAATTTAAGGAAGGTGGGCATCTGGCGTTTAAATAATACGGCCTATCCCAGTTCCGTGAACGAAGACCGCTCCCGGTACTTAAATCTCTTGTTTGAACACACGCTTAATTTCAACAAAACTTTTGGCGTACATAATATCAACGGGGTAGTCGGTATTTCGCAGCAACATATTACCCGCGAAGTTACTTCCGGCGGGCGTTCTAATCTGCAGATTTATAACAACCAATACCAAACTACTATTGGCTCCGCGACGGGTTTGTCTTCGGCGGGAGGTGGCGTTCCGGTTGATTACCGCACCTACGGGTATTTAGGCCGGATAAATTACACCTATAACGATAAGTATTTACTTACCTTAACCGGCCGCGTGGACCAGGATTCGCGATTTGGCGAGAACTACCGCACCGGTTTTTTCCCATCCGTAGCGGCGGGCTGGCGCATCAGCAAAGAAGGTTTCTTTAATGCTGCGTGGGTAACCGATTTAAAACTGAATGCCTCGTACGGTGAATTAGGTATTGTGCCTTTAAATTCCTGGGATTATACTGCTTATATCAACAGTGGTCCGCGCGCGGTGTTTGGCTCGGACCAAACGGCTTACGTCGGTACCACCCAGGCGCGGTTAGCTAATCCGGATTTAAAATGGGAAGAACGCATTGTCCGGAACATCGGCATTGATGCCAGTTTTTTTAATAATCAACTATCCGTGTCCCTGGAAGCATATAATTCTTTGTCGAAAGATAATTTACTCGCCCTGACAGTAGGCGGCTATTTAGGTAATCTGGGCGGTTATCCATTTGTAAATGCCGGCTCCATCCGCAACAAAGGCATTGAGTTTTCGGCTACTTACCGGAGCAGCCAAAATGCTTTTAAGTGGGATGTATCGGGTAATTTCACCACCATCCGGAATACCGTGGAAAGCGTCGGCGACCAGGGCGGCGGCATTAACTACATTCAGGTAGGTAATACCCGAACCCAAATTGGGCGTTCGCTGGGTGAGTGGTTTTTACTTAAAACCGATGGCTTGTTCCAAACCCAGGAAGAAGTAAATAATCATACTACCTTAGTAAATGGCGCTGCCAAGCAAATTCAGCCGAACGCTAAACCCGGCGACGTTAAGTACATTGATCAAAACGGTGATGGGGCGATCAACGCCGACGACCGGGTATTTGCCGGTTCGCCGTGGCCCAAACTGCAAACCGGCGCGCAATTCAACGGCAGCTACGGTCCGTTCAGCATTAATATTCAGCTAGTGGGCGTATTTGGCAATACTATTTACAACGATGTAAGAACTATTCTGGACTCTTACCAACTCTCTAACTTCCGGAGCGATATCAACCCCTGGCGGCCCGATAATACCGATACGGAGGACCCGCGCCTGGGCGTGAACACCGAACCCGGCATTATTGATAATAACTTAACTATTAGCGAGCGCTGGATCGAAAACGGGTCTTACGTGCGCTTACGGAACCTGGAACTGGGTTATAACATACCCGAAACATTGCTCCGCCGGGGCGGTATCCAGAATGCCCGCGTGTTTGTGAGCGGCCAAAACTTATTTACCATTACCAAATACTCCGGCCTCGACCCCGATGTGGTAGGCAACACCGATCCGAATAACGGGCAGGCCCGCATTTTAGAAAGAGGGGTAGATTTTGGTAACTGGCCTGCCAGCCGCTTAATTTCCACCGGTCTTCAGTTTGGGTTTTAA